The Penaeus chinensis breed Huanghai No. 1 chromosome 36, ASM1920278v2, whole genome shotgun sequence genome includes a region encoding these proteins:
- the LOC125044975 gene encoding perlucin-like, whose translation MLTRLVIFAFLAASGSGQPLQGRSQKTELLVAVGILEEHVQDIKQKVNALPNSGALCPYPYKQVLDECFFLSKISLNWNQARQYCQGMQGDLATPRNVYALKSFVIDTAGEVNEAWLGASDQSSEGTWNWLDGRPIASDWSSGQPDDAGGNEDCLDLRTKWHPTLNDYQCGVAQRFVCQYNG comes from the exons ATGTTAACTCGCCTGGTCATTTTTGCGTTCTTAGCGGCCTCGGGAAGCGGACAACCTCTCCAGGGTAGGAGCCAAAAGACCGAACTTCTGGTGGCCGTGGGCATACTGGAGGAACACGTGCAAGACATCAAGCAGAAGGTTAATGCCCTGCCGAACTCAG GAGCCCTATGTCCGTACCCGTACAAGCAAGTGCTGGACGAGTGCTTCTTCCTGAGCAAGATCAGCCTGAACTGGAACCAAGCGCGACAGTACTGCCAGGGCATGCAGGGCGACCTGGCCACACCCAGGAACGTCTATGCACTCAAGTCCTTCGTCATCGACACTGCGGGAG AAGTGAACGAGGCTTGGCTGGGAGCAAGCGACCAGTCCTCGGAGGGAACGTGGAACTGGCTGGACGGCCGCCCCATCGCCTCGGACTGGTCCAGCGGGCAGCCTGATGACGCCGGAGGAAACGAAGATTGCCTTGACCTCAGGACGAAGTGGCATCCCACCCTCAACGATTACCAGTGCGGAGTGGCCCAGCGTTTTGTGTGCCAGTACAATGGCTAA